One stretch of Bradyrhizobium canariense DNA includes these proteins:
- a CDS encoding DUF2778 domain-containing protein produces MSGGSDFDVAVVKRAPAAARRVIAAADSSVAVESARTASAPATASPGPSFSFEDRFAAAAPQSVAPSPRQPDRQVAALAPAPERQVAAIVPTPTQRPAESRSEKHSGASVRDMAQQRAKAAAISVASAEKPEKPPTIFERLFGKFQSSGSALAYASADVNSTSSLGPSQNIGTAGTMPLYDRQTAVYDISAHMVYLPDGTKLEAHSGLGSALDDPNSAKVRMRGVTPPHLYDLKPREALFHGVPALRLTPVGGDEAIYGRSGLLAHTFMLGPNGDSNGCVSFRDYNRFLQAYRSGEVKRLAVVAHL; encoded by the coding sequence GTGAGCGGCGGCAGTGATTTCGATGTCGCTGTCGTCAAGCGGGCGCCTGCTGCTGCTCGCCGCGTGATCGCTGCGGCCGACAGCTCGGTAGCGGTTGAATCAGCGCGAACCGCATCCGCGCCCGCAACGGCTTCGCCGGGCCCGTCATTCTCGTTCGAAGACCGTTTTGCCGCGGCAGCCCCGCAATCCGTCGCGCCGTCGCCACGTCAGCCGGATCGCCAGGTCGCGGCACTTGCGCCTGCACCTGAGCGTCAGGTCGCCGCCATCGTGCCGACGCCGACGCAGCGGCCTGCTGAATCCCGATCTGAAAAACATTCGGGCGCTTCCGTGCGCGATATGGCGCAGCAGCGCGCCAAGGCGGCCGCGATATCGGTCGCCTCTGCCGAGAAGCCCGAGAAGCCGCCGACGATTTTCGAGCGACTGTTCGGCAAATTCCAATCGTCGGGATCGGCACTGGCCTACGCCTCGGCGGATGTCAACAGCACGTCCTCGCTTGGACCGAGCCAGAACATCGGAACGGCCGGCACGATGCCGCTTTATGATCGCCAGACCGCGGTCTACGACATCTCCGCGCACATGGTCTATTTGCCTGATGGCACCAAGCTCGAAGCGCATTCGGGACTCGGCTCCGCGCTCGACGATCCCAACTCCGCGAAGGTCAGAATGCGTGGCGTCACGCCGCCGCATCTGTATGATTTGAAGCCGCGCGAGGCGCTGTTTCACGGCGTCCCGGCGCTGCGGCTCACTCCCGTCGGCGGCGATGAAGCGATCTACGGACGATCAGGCCTGCTCGCGCATACCTTCATGCTGGGGCCAAACGGCGATTCCAACGGCTGCGTCTCGTTCAGGGACTACAACCGGTTCCTGCAGGCTTACAGGAGCGGCGAGGTCAAGCGGCTCGCCGTGGTGGCGCACCTCTAG